The window GTATCCTCAGCCAGCCTTTGGCGTCACCACGCCAGGCTGGCTTTTTTCTATGTTGGGAATTTTACCGGAACTGTTCGATATTGTTGCAATCGCCGGACTAGAACCAGAAGACGCAAACCTTCTTCGGCAATCAGAATACCGAGTGCCAACACCAATGGTAACTCGAAAAGAAGTGTCAGAACCAGCAATAGCGGTATGCCAAGGCCCCATTGCAAACCGAGTTGTATACGCAAAACCCATTGTGGTTGATCAATCACTCTCAAAACTGCGCCAAGTGTCACGGAAATGGTTCGGATGAAAACCAGAATGAAGGCTAGTGGAATAAGTGTGAGGAAATGCAGGCGAACACTGCCTGAGACATGCAGCGAGAGCGCACAAACAAGCATGGTGACCAGCAAGAAGCCAAGTGAGAGCTTTGGAGTGAAGTCTTTTAAAGCTGCAAAAATTTGCGACAATGCATCTCTTAACGAAGGGCTGTAGGGTTTCAGGCCCGCGCTGCTGACAGTGGCAGATAAGGAAAGTCCGCGCCCCAATACATTGGCGATGGAAAGCCAGGGTACGAGCAGAGCCAGTGCTGCAAATTCCTGATAAGGTAATTGTGCGAAGAGTAGATTATAAGCCTGTGCACCCGCAATCAAGGCGGCAACGTTGATTGCAATTGGTACCATCAACTGATGAAACAGGGACTGCTCTTGTTGGGAAGGCCAGGAAAGACGACTCCATTGACTAGTCTTGGACAGATCCTGATGTGTGATCCAGACCAGATACATCAATCTGGCCCCTTGCGCGCAAAGGGTTGCGATGGCGGCCCCTTCAATTCCACGGGCAGCAAAGCCAAACAAACCATAAATCAGGACAGAATTCAGAAACAGATTGAGCGGGATCTCAATGGCAAAACCCCACAATTCCTTGGAGGATTGTTTGCGCACATCGAAGGAAAGACTCAATAGATAAGCAGCAAAGGAAATGGGTAATCCGTAAAGCAGAATACTTAGATATCGCTTGGCCGCAAAGCCAACGCCAGAAGTTGTGGCCAGCCAATCTACCAAAAAATTGATGTTGAAACGGAACAGTAAGACGAGAATGACGCACAATCCCAGTCCAATGATCAGACAATAGGCAAGGCGACGATAGAAACTGGCCCGAGATTCTGCGTCTGCACTTTGGCTCAGCAAAATCTGTGCGGCAGATCCAAGACCGAACAAAAGCGCCATGAACAGGCCATAGAGTCCAGCCGACAATCCCAAGCCTGCCAGAACTTCATCTCCCAAAGGAGCAACCATATTGGCGTCAATCAGGACAGCACTTGTCGCCAAAAGACCGGACAACGCAAAATAGGCCGCTTGCGCCAAAATACTCTTGGAAGAGGTTTGGATATCAGTCACGCTGGCTTTATCAGGCTCGGATTGTTGATTCTTGGGCATGACCAAGGGCTCTGTGCTGAAGGGTTGTAATGTTTAAATTGGACTTGAGAAGGCGGCACAATAGGCTATTTTGACCTTAAACCCAAGCAAGCCTGTTTGCATTTGACATGCTTGTTCAAAAAATTCTCTTGCCGGATTTAGATTTGATGGAAAATATGTCGATTACATCTCCGCTCGCCGGTATTGCGCTTCTCGTGCTGTTTGTTGTCAGTGGTAAAGTCTTTCGCGATAATTGGAAGCAACAGGGGCCGAATTGGAAGAGGAATTGCTGGGTATCGGGACTTCTGGCCCTTGGATGTTTTTCCATCCTGGCTTTTGTTCCTTTTGCTCCGAGCGCTTAATCTGCAAGCATGGCAGGGGATTGAGATGGATAGACGGCTGTTTTTGAAGTCTGGTATGATGTTGGGAGCAACCAATATGATGGGCCTACCAGTTTATGCAAATGAAGACCCCGTATTCATTGTCCCACCTGAAGAAGATCCGCATGAACTGACTTTCATGCAATGGCCGACGGATGCCTATGGGGATGGTGACAAGGGTGCTCTGGCAGAGTTGCAGCAAACCATCGCTGGCATCGCCAATGCCATTTCAGATTTTGAACCCGTTATTTTGCTGGCCGATGGTGCACTCCATCGCCAAACTCAACGTTTGCTGTCTGAGAATGTAGAGCTATGGGACATTCCAACGGATGACCTATGGTGCCGCGATTCCGGTCCTCTCTTTGGCAAGAAGCCAGATGGCAGCCTGATTGTCAGTCAAATCCAGTTCAATAGCTGGGGCGGGCGCTTCAATCTTTCCAACGATGAGCTCGTCGCCAAGCGTGTAGCTGAGCGCCTTGGGTTGGAAATCGTGCCAAGTGGCATTGTTGGTGAGCCTGGCGGAGCCGAGCAAAGTGGTCATGGCCTGTTGTTTGCGCATGAAAGTTCCTGGGTGAATGATAATC is drawn from Cohaesibacter gelatinilyticus and contains these coding sequences:
- a CDS encoding MATE family efflux transporter codes for the protein MPKNQQSEPDKASVTDIQTSSKSILAQAAYFALSGLLATSAVLIDANMVAPLGDEVLAGLGLSAGLYGLFMALLFGLGSAAQILLSQSADAESRASFYRRLAYCLIIGLGLCVILVLLFRFNINFLVDWLATTSGVGFAAKRYLSILLYGLPISFAAYLLSLSFDVRKQSSKELWGFAIEIPLNLFLNSVLIYGLFGFAARGIEGAAIATLCAQGARLMYLVWITHQDLSKTSQWSRLSWPSQQEQSLFHQLMVPIAINVAALIAGAQAYNLLFAQLPYQEFAALALLVPWLSIANVLGRGLSLSATVSSAGLKPYSPSLRDALSQIFAALKDFTPKLSLGFLLVTMLVCALSLHVSGSVRLHFLTLIPLAFILVFIRTISVTLGAVLRVIDQPQWVLRIQLGLQWGLGIPLLLVLTLLFELPLVLALGILIAEEGLRLLVLVRRLQQYRTVPVKFPT
- a CDS encoding agmatine deiminase family protein; its protein translation is MDRRLFLKSGMMLGATNMMGLPVYANEDPVFIVPPEEDPHELTFMQWPTDAYGDGDKGALAELQQTIAGIANAISDFEPVILLADGALHRQTQRLLSENVELWDIPTDDLWCRDSGPLFGKKPDGSLIVSQIQFNSWGGRFNLSNDELVAKRVAERLGLEIVPSGIVGEPGGAEQSGHGLLFAHESSWVNDNRNPNLSRTEIEEGLLAAYGAEKLIWAKGVKGQDVTDYHIDSLARFTGQNTVLMNLPDEPNMDDVFHLAALETYETLKAEGLEIDVIPDPVAHRVQEDDFVASYANYYVCNGAVIAAQFGDRETDAIAKQALQKHYPGREVIALNVDALGYVGGGIHCATQQMPVSGQS